From Columba livia isolate bColLiv1 breed racing homer chromosome 5, bColLiv1.pat.W.v2, whole genome shotgun sequence, one genomic window encodes:
- the KATNBL1 gene encoding KATNB1-like protein 1, with amino-acid sequence MASEAHNVRKQKVLHIEGCPIDLPRKRISSATKKIMKEGKKSPKQLASYTNRVTVGKTVTSPLSLFKVVYCKRKVRCYTPKPCYRKKQFPKSRDCDMANKENELACAGNLPAKLHDSRTHLLNSSDSSSSQTEGSSSKYSGFFSEVSQDHETMAQVLFSRNLRLNVALTFWRRRSISELVAYLVRIQDLGVVVDCLPVLTNSLQEEKPYISVGCCVDLLPLVKLLLKSKYEEYVIVGLNWLQAVIKRWWSELSAHTEKAEDGNIHILKRQLSGLWDQENHLTLVPGYTGNIAKDVNAYLLQLR; translated from the exons ATGGCATCTGAAGCCCACAATGttagaaaacagaaagtgtTGCATATTGAAGGTTGTCCCATTGATCTCCCAAGAAAAAGAATCTCTTCTGCTACTAAGAAGATCATGAAGGAG GGTAAGAAATCTCCAAAACAGCTGGCTTCGTACACAAACAG AGTAACAGTTGGAAAAACGGTGACCAGTCCCCTCTCTCTTTTCAAAGTAGTATATTGTAAAAGAAAAGTTCGTTGTTATACTCCAAAGCCttgttacagaaagaaacagttcCCTAAATCTAGGGACTGTGACAtggcaaataaagaaaatgaactggCTTGTGCAGGGAATCTGCCGGCAAAACTGCATGACAGTCGTACACACCTGCTGAATTCTAGTGATTCTAGCTCATCTCAAACAGAAGGCTCCTCATCCAAATatagtggatttttttcagag GTTTCTCAGGACCATGAAACTATGGCTCAAGTTCTCTTCAGCAGGAACCTGAGGCTGAATGTAGCTTTAACcttctggagaaggagaagtATAAGTGAACTGGTAGCCTACTTAGTGAG GATACAGGATCTTGGAGTAGTAGTAGACTGCCTTCCTGTGCTTACAAACAG tttacaggaagaaaaaccaTATATTTCAGTTGGCTGCTGTGTAGATCTTTTGCCTTTAGTGAAATTGCTACTTAAAAGCAAATATGAAGA ATATGTGATAGTTGGTTTAAACTGGCTTCAGGCTGTCATTAAAAGATGGTGGTCAGAACTATCTGCACatacagaaaaggcagaagatGG aaacattcatattttaaaacgACAGTTAAGTGGATTGTGGGATCAGGAGAATCATCTTACTCTGGTTCCAGGATATACTGGTAATATAGCTAAG gaTGTAAATGCTTATTTATTACAGCTACGCTGA